The proteins below come from a single Bubalus kerabau isolate K-KA32 ecotype Philippines breed swamp buffalo chromosome 19, PCC_UOA_SB_1v2, whole genome shotgun sequence genomic window:
- the IMP3 gene encoding U3 small nucleolar ribonucleoprotein protein IMP3: MVRKLKFHEQKLLKQVDFLNWEVTDHNLHELRVLRRYRLQRREDYTRYNQLSRAVRELARRLRDLPERDPFRVRSSAALLDKLYALGLVPTRGSLELCDFVTASSFCRRRLPTVLLKLRMAQHLQAAVAFVEQGHVRVGPDVVTDPAFLVTRSMEDFVTWVDSSKIKRHVLEYNEERDDFDLDA; the protein is encoded by the coding sequence ATGGTGCGGAAGCTTAAGTTTCACGAGCAGAAGCTGCTCAAGCAGGTGGACTTCTTGAACTGGGAGGTCACAGATCACAACCTGCATGAGCTACGCGTGTTGCGGCGTTATCGGCTGCAGCGGCGCGAGGACTATACGCGCTACAACCAGCTGAGCCGTGCTGTGCGCGAGCTGGCCCGGCGCCTGCGCGATCTGCCTGAGCGCGACCCGTTTCGCGTGCGCTCCTCGGCCGCGCTGCTGGATAAGCTGTATGCTCTCGGCCTAGTGCCCACGAGGGGATCGCTGGAGCTCTGCGATTTCGTCACGGCCTCGTCCTTTTGCCGCCGCCGCCTGCCCACCGTGCTGCTTAAGCTGCGCATGGCGCAGCACCTCCAGGCCGCTGTGGCATTCGTGGAGCAGGGCCACGTGCGCGTGGGCCCCGACGTGGTCACCGACCCCGCCTTCCTTGTCACGCGAAGCATGGAGGACTTTGTCACCTGGGTTGACTCGTCCAAGATCAAGCGGCACGTGCTGGAGTACAATGAGGAGCGTGACGACTTCGATTTGGACGCCTAG